The Chitinophagaceae bacterium genome window below encodes:
- a CDS encoding FKBP-type peptidyl-prolyl cis-trans isomerase, which translates to MRYLLILFSSYIFICCSGQNRLTAKKSDKGYITTGTGLKYKILKNGSGQKAKAGQEVLIRETTSYLNGTVLYSNENSGTPVKVLIGGNQATNAVDEGLRGMQEGEIRQLIAPPNLVRRKSYPSNVSPDSSLTIKIILHKIL; encoded by the coding sequence ATGCGCTATTTATTAATTCTATTCAGTTCATATATTTTTATATGTTGCTCTGGTCAAAACAGACTGACAGCAAAAAAATCAGACAAAGGTTACATAACCACGGGAACGGGGCTTAAATATAAAATTCTGAAAAATGGCAGTGGCCAAAAAGCAAAAGCCGGGCAGGAAGTTTTGATTCGTGAAACAACTTCGTATTTAAACGGCACAGTTTTATACTCAAATGAAAATTCGGGTACACCTGTGAAAGTATTAATTGGTGGAAACCAGGCAACGAACGCTGTTGACGAAGGACTGAGGGGAATGCAAGAAGGAGAAATACGCCAATTGATTGCACCGCCCAATTTAGTGAGGCGTAAATCATATCCGTCAAATGTGTCACCTGACTCATCATTGACGATAAAAATAATCTTACATAAGATTTTATAA